In the genome of Flavobacteriales bacterium, the window CCTTGTACCAGATTCTTATTTTTCTACTAAAATCCATTTAATTGATATAGATATATGTAAGTGTGTGCTAAATCAATTCAAAATTAATATATAATACTTTGCAATTAGGGATTATAATATATCTTTGCCGCCGATTGGAGGAGCGGGTGTATAGGACTGCTACTCACTGATCAAGAGCTAATTAATTTCAATTATATAAGAAGAGAACTATTATGACAAAAGCAGAAATTGTTACACAAATTGCGGGTAAGACAGGAGTAGAAAAAGCTGCAGTTCAAACAACTATTGAGGCGTTTATGGCTTCAATAAA includes:
- a CDS encoding HU family DNA-binding protein; amino-acid sequence: MTKAEIVTQIAGKTGVEKAAVQTTIEAFMASI